The genomic segment GCCCGCCTGGTCGATCGGCGACACCGAGGAGTACACGGGCGAGGCGGTCCCCGCCATCCGCGAGCGCTACGCCCACGCCCGGGGGTAAGGAAGGGCCCCTTCTTAACGCCTCCGGTAGAGAAGGGGCCCCTTCTTAACACGCCCGCCGGTCGGGGGCGGTGTCCCGGATCGGGCCCGCACCTGATTGGCTGCCCTGCATGACGGGCACCAGGATCTCCCGGCGCGGGAACGCGGCACACCGGATCTACAGCGTCGTGGTCTTCGTGGTGCTCGCCTCGCTGGACAACGTGGCGATCGGCCTGGTGCCCCCGCTGTACGGGCCGATCTCCACCGCCCTCGACGTACCCCAGCGGATGCTCGGCCTGGTCACCGCCGTCAGCTTCCTGGTCAGCGCGGTGGCGGCGGTGGGCTGGGCGTACGTGGGGGACCGCACCAACCGCAAGCCGCTGCTCATGGTCGGCACGCTGCTCTGGGCCGCGGGCACCGGGGGCAGCGCGCTCGCCGGGGGGTACGCGACGTTCCTGATCGCGCAGTTCGTCGGCGCGGTCGGGCTCGGCGCGGTGGGTTCGGTCGGTTTCTCCGTGGTCACCGACCTGATCTCACCGCGCCGCCGGGGCCTGGTGATGAGCTTCTGGGGGCTGTCGCAGGGCGTCGGGACGCTGGCCGGGACGCTGCTCGGCGGCGTACTCGGGTCGACCGACTGGCGGCGGCCGTTCCTGCTGCTGACCGGCGTGGGCCTGGCCGCCACGGTGGCGTACCTGTTCACCTACGACATCCGGCGCGGGCAGAGCGAACCGGAGCTGGCCGGGGCGATCGACGCCGGGAACGAGTACGACTACCGGATCAGCCGCGCCGACCTGCCCCGGATCCTGGCCCGCCGGACCAACCGCTGGCTGATCCTGCAAGGGCTCACCGCCCAGGCCGCGTTCGGCTCGCTGGTCTGGTTGCCGGTGCTGTTCAGCCAGCGGGCCGAGGCGCAGGGCTACTCACCTGCGACGGCCGTGGTCGTGGGCAGCGTCTTCGCCACCCTGTTCCAGCTCGGTGGCGTCCTGTCCATCGTGGGCGGACTGGTGGGCGACGCGCTGCAACGGCGTACGCCGAGTGGCCGGGCCATGGTCGCGGCCGTCGGCATCCTCGCGGCGCTCCCGTTCTACCTGGTTCTGTTCTTCGTGCCGATCCGTATCGACGTGCCCGACGGCGCCGACTCCGGCGCGGTGGTCACGGCCGTGCTGTCCAGCGTGCTGACCGAGCCGTCGGTGGGGCTGAGCCTGCTCACCGCCGTGGTGGCGCTGGCGCTGACCTCGGCGAACTCGCCGAACTGGTTCGCCCTGATCGCCGACGTCAACCCGCCCGAGCACCGCGGCACCGTCTACAGCCTGGGCAACCTCGTGAACGGCGTCGGCCGGGCAGCGGGCAACGGGCTGGTGGGGGTGGCGTTCGCCGGGCTGCGAGCGGCCTTCCCGCCGCCGCTGAACTACGCGGTCGGGCTGGCCGCGTTCCAGCTCTTCTTCATCCCGACCGGGATCATGTACTGGCTGGCCGCGCATACGTCGCCGCGGGACATCGCGCAGGTGCACGACCTGCTGCACGCTCGCGCCGACCGCTTGGAGGAAGGAAGGGCCCCTTCTTGACGGTGCGTGTCAAGAAGGGGCCCTTCCTCTACCTGAGGCGTTAATAGGGGGCCCTTCCTTACACCCGGAACCAGACGGTGACATCCGTCGGGACCGCGGCACCGTCCAGCGGCGCGCTCGACACCAGCACCTCGGCTCCGGCCGGCAACGGCGCCGGGTCGGTGCCGAAGTTGGTCAGCACGGTGAGGTCGCCGTTGGTGAACGTGAGCACCTCGTCGCCGGAGGACAGGAACCGCAGCGGGCCTCGGGCCAGCGCGTGCTCCCGGCGCAGCCGCAGCGCGGTCCGGTACAGCTCGTACGTCGAGCCGGGCACGCCGCGCTGCCGGTCCAGTGCGTACTCGGCCCACACCGGCGGCTGGGGCAGCCAGCTCGCGTCGGTCGGCCCGAAGCCGTACGACGGGGCGTCGGCCTCCCACGGGATCGGCACCCGGCAGCCGTCCCGGCCGCGCTCGGTGTGCCCGCTGCGCGCCCAGGTCGGGTCCTGCCGGGCCTCGTCGGGCAGCGTGGTGTGCTCCGGCAGCCCCAGTTCCTCGCCCTGGTAGAGGTAGGCGGAGCCGGGCAGCGCGAGCATCAGCAGGCTGGCCGCCCGGGCCCGGCGCAGGCCCAGCGCGGCGTCCGGCTGCGGGTCGTCCACGCCGACGCCGTTGGCCCGGCCACCGCCGGTGCCCAGTCCGAGCCGGGAGGCGTGCCGGACCACGTCGTGGTTGGACAGCACCCAGGTGGTGGGCGCGCCGACGGAGTCGGTGGCCTCCAGCGAGCGGGTGATCACCGCGTACTGGGCCGGCGCGGTCCAGGCGGCCAGCAGGTACTCGAAGTTGAACGCCTGGTGCATCTCGTCGGGGCGCACGTACCGGGCCAGCCGCTCGGCCGGCTCCACCCACGCCTCGGCGACGAGAATCCGCTCCCCGGGGTACGAGTCGAGCACCCGCCGCCACTCCCGGTAGATCTCGTGCACGCCGTCCTGGTCCCACATCGGCGGGCGCGGCTTGTCCACCTCGCTGCCGGAGAGGATCTCCTGCGGCTCCTGCCAGTCGGCGAGGTCGGCCTGCTTAATCAGGCCGTGCGCCACGTCCACCCGGAAGCCGTCGACGCCGCGGTCCAGCCAGAAGCGCAGCACGTCGAGGAACTCCGCGCGCACCTCCGGGTTGTCCCAGTTGAGGTCGGGCTGGCCGGAGTCGAACAGGTGCAGGTACCACTGCCCGTCGGGCAGCCGGGTCCAGGCGGGGCCGCCGAACACGCTCACCCAGTCGTTCGGCGGCTCGGTGCCGTCCGGGCCCTTGCCGTCGCGGATGACGTAGCGCTGCCGCTCCGGGCTGCCCGGCGCGGCGGCGACGGCCGCGGTGAACCAGCGGTGCGCGGACGAGGTGTGGTTGGGCACCAGGTCGACGATCACTCGCAGCCCGCGGGCCTTCGCCTCGGCGATCAGCTTGTCGGCGTCGGCGAGCGTGCCGAACAGCGGGTCGACGTCGCGGTAGTCGGACACGTCGTACCCGGCGTCGGCCTGCGGGGACGGGTAGAACGGGGACAGCCAGAGCGCGTCGACTCCCAGCTCGGCGAGGTGGTCGAGCCGGGCCGTGATGCCCGGCAGGTCACCGATGCCGTCGCCGT from the Micromonospora sp. WMMA1947 genome contains:
- a CDS encoding MFS transporter gives rise to the protein MTGTRISRRGNAAHRIYSVVVFVVLASLDNVAIGLVPPLYGPISTALDVPQRMLGLVTAVSFLVSAVAAVGWAYVGDRTNRKPLLMVGTLLWAAGTGGSALAGGYATFLIAQFVGAVGLGAVGSVGFSVVTDLISPRRRGLVMSFWGLSQGVGTLAGTLLGGVLGSTDWRRPFLLLTGVGLAATVAYLFTYDIRRGQSEPELAGAIDAGNEYDYRISRADLPRILARRTNRWLILQGLTAQAAFGSLVWLPVLFSQRAEAQGYSPATAVVVGSVFATLFQLGGVLSIVGGLVGDALQRRTPSGRAMVAAVGILAALPFYLVLFFVPIRIDVPDGADSGAVVTAVLSSVLTEPSVGLSLLTAVVALALTSANSPNWFALIADVNPPEHRGTVYSLGNLVNGVGRAAGNGLVGVAFAGLRAAFPPPLNYAVGLAAFQLFFIPTGIMYWLAAHTSPRDIAQVHDLLHARADRLEEGRAPS
- a CDS encoding alpha-amylase family glycosyl hydrolase, with translation MNTDATQQTPGTGWWTEAVIYQVYPRSFADSDGDGIGDLPGITARLDHLAELGVDALWLSPFYPSPQADAGYDVSDYRDVDPLFGTLADADKLIAEAKARGLRVIVDLVPNHTSSAHRWFTAAVAAAPGSPERQRYVIRDGKGPDGTEPPNDWVSVFGGPAWTRLPDGQWYLHLFDSGQPDLNWDNPEVRAEFLDVLRFWLDRGVDGFRVDVAHGLIKQADLADWQEPQEILSGSEVDKPRPPMWDQDGVHEIYREWRRVLDSYPGERILVAEAWVEPAERLARYVRPDEMHQAFNFEYLLAAWTAPAQYAVITRSLEATDSVGAPTTWVLSNHDVVRHASRLGLGTGGGRANGVGVDDPQPDAALGLRRARAASLLMLALPGSAYLYQGEELGLPEHTTLPDEARQDPTWARSGHTERGRDGCRVPIPWEADAPSYGFGPTDASWLPQPPVWAEYALDRQRGVPGSTYELYRTALRLRREHALARGPLRFLSSGDEVLTFTNGDLTVLTNFGTDPAPLPAGAEVLVSSAPLDGAAVPTDVTVWFRV